One window of the Rosa rugosa chromosome 3, drRosRugo1.1, whole genome shotgun sequence genome contains the following:
- the LOC133738920 gene encoding 2-oxoglutarate-dependent dioxygenase 19-like yields MAPTTANVAEETKVASIKTLTGSELNSVPSEYTYVKNPNDQADASDPEHSIPTIDFAQLTSSSPELRSKAIEELGRACQEWGFFQVINHGVPESLMKSMIEVCHKFFDLPEEEKKEFQSRKLLEPIKCGTSFNVAIDKVRLWRDFLKVIAHPEFHSLHKPADYSEVSLEFSKQTRQVATELLSGISESLGLEAEYIAKAMNWDRGLQILAANYYPACPQPDQAIGIPPHTDHGLVTLLIQNDMGGLEVQHNGKWVLVNCAPGAFVVNIGDQMQILTNDKYKSVWHRAVVNNRATRISIAVPHGPALDTAALPIPELLGGEAPKYIGMSYEEFMELQASPAAYMMPCLDHLRVKAE; encoded by the exons ATGGCACCTACAACAGCCAACGTTGCCGAGGAAACCAAAGTAGCAAGCATAAAGACGCTTACGGGCTCCGAACTCAATTCCGTACCGTCGGAGTACACGTACGTCAAGAACCCCAACGATCAAGCTGATGCCAGCGACCCAGAGCACTCAATCCCCACCATCGATTTCGCCCAACTCACCTCCAGCTCCCCCGAACTCCGGTCCAAAGCCATCGAAGAGCTAGGCAGAGCTTGCCAGGAATGGGGCTTCTTTCAG GTGATCAACCACGGCGTACCTGAGAGCTTGATGAAATCCATGATCGAGGTGTGCCATAAGTTCTTTGATCTTCctgaggaggagaagaaggagtTCCAATCAAGGAAGCTATTGGAACCAATCAAGTGTGGGACAAGCTTTAACGTTGCGATCGACAAAGTTCGTCTATGGAGGGATTTCCTGAAGGTCATAGCACATCCCGAGTTCCACTCACTCCATAAACCCGCCGATTACAGTGAGGTTTCGTTGGAGTTCAGCAAACAAACTCGACAAGTTGCAACAGAATTGTTGAGTGGAATATCAGAGAGCTTGGGGTTGGAGGCCGAGTACATAGCCAAGGCCATGAACTGGGACCGTGGCCTACAAATCCTCGCCGCTAACTATTATCCGGCGTGTCCACAGCCCGATCAAGCCATCGGAATCCCCCCTCACACCGATCACGGACTTGTGACTCTCCTTATTCAGAATGACATGGGTGGCCTTGAAGTCCAGCACAACGGCAAGTGGGTGCTAGTTAATTGTGCTCCGGGTGCTTTTGTTGTTAACATCGGGGACCAAATGCAGATCTTGACTAATGATAAGTACAAGAGCGTATGGCATCGGGCAGTTGTGAACAACAGAGCTACAAGGATCTCCATAGCAGTACCACATGGACCTGCACTTGACACGGCTGCTCTACCAATTCCGGAGTTGTTGGGTGGCGAAGCTCCAAAATACATCGGAATGTCATATGAAGAGTTCATGGAACTTCAGGCAAGCCCCGCGGCGTACATGATGCCTTGTTTAGATCACCTGCGAGTTAAGGCTGAGTGA